A DNA window from Zingiber officinale cultivar Zhangliang chromosome 3A, Zo_v1.1, whole genome shotgun sequence contains the following coding sequences:
- the LOC122053258 gene encoding protein LONGIFOLIA 1-like isoform X1 produces the protein MQKLRSRRTKETKMAPELLGSFAGEDQDLEKQIGCVTAIFQMFDRRILLARQQRNRHQHKKIPSGHALLKSSRHETEVNPYSSEILQEKNPAKNWYENEKASMESSRASCSSLSSSSSSLEFDKSSHKDMHSFDKTFFSERSLKNSSSCRSSVTSPAAKSGRRSPDFTIKTSSDGKLKNHAYKHQDSPRPSIYPADNMPADLNEAIRVLIELKKAPWSFADREAKDGSLAQILQKSPRFSCDERELSNSSAKIREPPRLSLDGRQCCRRSTSAIVSKTSLTLEDLDKANTSPCRNRASNLLQDLSSQKRHPGVVAKLMGIEDMPELSSPAQVAVIRRKMNAKHDQVSQSDRRRETIVEKPTEDLKQTSRILSEATPWVVQQDRSHSANMTKTGSLHKEMPSEDLKLFMHMVDEIRAQRLAKNTSPEGNNQSVRSPKVRKWPTKAGDDPRSFEPPIVIMKPSKTINMADASSHSIIQLEGLPTLPKLHTGTGRKGYASSTTDRELSHKQFIRRSTTSNDSLRCQSNSTQILGKNAGISLTTSITWSPRSQQMKTDSVSPRDRFRLQQSQEQKNRGHVDEIISGRKNSNCRDDESSPASNRSTRSALHSTVLQQSIQIQKKSILSMHQDASETVDSLCHDEFLPSPLKKSSYTVQDDGPCTLNSFQDNRKLAQHKVLGSNEHEERQMFDFIKQNPDNKYVSDILLAAGFLNKESAIPLQQHIKPDLFSVLEKQHGQQKPSAEKNHRKLVFDVVTEILAHKRGELVYKNPCEFFLRRRRMLNGQQLVGEICTEIKGLRAMSTRWSTTSEDCAELISSEDILGRSEGWEDFCMEKIRVPMQIGRLIFQDLINEIVGEAN, from the exons ATGCAGAAGCTGAGAAGTCGGAGAACGAAAGAGACCAAAATGGCTCCCGAGCTGCTCGGAAGTTTTGCCGGCGAAGACCAAGATTTAGAGAAGCAAATTGGGTGCGTTACCGCGATCTTTCAGATGTTTGACCGCCGCATTCTCCTCGCGAGGCAGCAGCGCAATCGCCACCAGCATAAGAAGATTCCTTCAG GTCATGCACTTCTGAAGAGCAGCAGGCATGAGACAGAGGTAAACCCCTACTCGTCAGAGATTCTTCAG GAGAAAAATCCGGCCAAGAACTGGTACGAAAATGAGAAAGCTTCGATGGAATCTTCAAGAGCCTCTTGTTCCTCCTTATCCAGTTCCTCGTCTTCTCTGGAATTCGATAAATCATCTCACAAAGACATGCATTCCTTTGATAAAACGTTCTTTTCAGAGAGGTCTCTGAAGAACTCGTCGAGTTGCAGGAGTTCAGTTACCAGTCCGGCTGCCAAGTCCGGCCGGCGATCCCCTGATTTCACTATCAAAACTTCATCCGACGGCAAGCTGAAAAACCATGCTTACAAGCACCAAGACTCCCCCAGGCCTTCAATCTACCCCGCGGACAATATGCCTGCCGATCTCAACGAAGCAATTAGAGTTCTGATCGAACTTAAAAAAGCTCCTTGGAGTTTTGCTGATCGCGAAGCAAAAGATGGCTCATTGGCGCAGATATTGCAGAAGAGTCCTAGGTTCTCGTGCGACGAGAGGGAGCTCTCTAATTCTTCTGCTAAAATCAGAGAGCCACCGAGACTGTCGCTGGATGGCAGGCAATGTTGTCGAAGGAGTACTTCCGCCATTGTTTCCAAAACAAGTTTAACTCTGGAAGACTTGGACAAAGCCAACACGAGTCCCTGCCGGAATAGAGCTTCCAATCTGCTTCAGGATCTTAGTAGCCAAAAGAGGCATCCTGGTGTTGTCGCAAAGCTCATGGGCATAGAAGACATGCCTGAATTAAGCTCACCAGCTCAAGTAGCAGTAATAAGAAGAAAAATGAATGCAAAACATGATCAAGTTTCTCAATCCGATCGAAGAAGAGAGACAATCGTGGAAAAGCCAACAGAAGATCTGAAACAGACGTCGAGGATCCTAAGTGAAGCAACTCCTTGGGTGGTGCAACAGGACAGGAGCCATAGTGCAAACATGACCAAAACTGGGTCCTTGCATAAGGAAATGCCGAGTGAGGATCTGAAGCTTTTCATGCATATGGTGGACGAGATTCGGGCCCAGAGGCTGGCAAAGAATACTAGTCCCGAAGGAAACAATCAGAGTGTGAGATCGCCAAAGGTCAGAAAATGGCCAACAAAAGCAGGGGATGATCCGAGATCCTTCGAACCTCCAATTGTAATTATGAAGCCTTCAAAGACTATCAACATGGCAGATGCTTCAAGTCACTCAATAATTCAATTGGAAGGCCTACCAACTCTTCCTAAGCTCCACACTGGTACAGGAAGAAAAGGTTATGCAAGCAGCACAACTGACAGAGAACTAAGTCATAAGCAATTCATTCGGAGGTCTACCACAAGTAACGATTCACTCAGATGTCAATCAAATTCAACGCAGATTCTGGGAAAAAACGCTGGAATATCACTTACAACTTCAATCACTTGGAGCCCCAGATCTCAGCAAATGAAAACAGACTCAGTTTCTCCAAGAGACAGATTTAGATTACAGCAATCACAAGAACAAAAGAACAGAGGTCACGTTGATGAAATTATCTCTGGGAGAAAGAATTCAAATTGCCGGGATGATGAATCTTCACCGGCTTCAAACAGAAGCACCAGGTCTGCATTACATTCGACTGTTCTGCAGCAAAGCATCCAGATACAGAAG AAATCCATACTATCCATGCATCAAGATGCATCAGAAACAGTTGATTCATTATGCCACGATGAGTTTCTACCTTCCCCTTTGAAGAAAAGCTCTTACACAGTCCAAG ATGATGGACCGTGCACATTAAATTCATTTCAAGATAATAGGAAACTTGCACAGCACAAAGTGCTGGGCTCAAATGAGCACGAGGAACGCCAAATGTTCGACTTCATCAAGCAAAACCCAGACAATAAGTATGTTTCAGACATACTTCTTGCAGCAGGATTTTTAAACAAGGAAAGTGCGATTCCACTTCAGCAACACATAAAACCTGATCTATTTAGTGTTCTGGAGAAACAGCATGGGCAACAGAAGCCCAGTGCAGAGAAGAATCACAGGAAGCTTGTTTTTGATGTGGTCACTGAGATCCTAGCTCACAAGAGGGGAGAGCTCGTCTACAAGAATCCTTGTGAGTTCTTTCTGCGGAGAAGGAGAATGTTAAATGGGCAGCAATTGGTGGGAGAAATATGCACTGAGATCAAAGGACTTCGAGCTATGAGCACACGGTGGTCCACCACCTCCGAGGATTGTGCAGAGCTGATATCAAGTGAGGACATTCTTGGTCGATCCGAAGGGTGGGAAGACTTTTGCATGGAGAAAATAAGGGTGCCAATGCAGATTGGAAGGTTGATATTTCAGGATTTGATCAATGAAATTGTAGGTGAAGCAAACTAA
- the LOC122053258 gene encoding protein LONGIFOLIA 1-like isoform X4, producing the protein MAPELLGSFAGEDQDLEKQIGCVTAIFQMFDRRILLARQQRNRHQHKKIPSGHALLKSSRHETEEKNPAKNWYENEKASMESSRASCSSLSSSSSSLEFDKSSHKDMHSFDKTFFSERSLKNSSSCRSSVTSPAAKSGRRSPDFTIKTSSDGKLKNHAYKHQDSPRPSIYPADNMPADLNEAIRVLIELKKAPWSFADREAKDGSLAQILQKSPRFSCDERELSNSSAKIREPPRLSLDGRQCCRRSTSAIVSKTSLTLEDLDKANTSPCRNRASNLLQDLSSQKRHPGVVAKLMGIEDMPELSSPAQVAVIRRKMNAKHDQVSQSDRRRETIVEKPTEDLKQTSRILSEATPWVVQQDRSHSANMTKTGSLHKEMPSEDLKLFMHMVDEIRAQRLAKNTSPEGNNQSVRSPKVRKWPTKAGDDPRSFEPPIVIMKPSKTINMADASSHSIIQLEGLPTLPKLHTGTGRKGYASSTTDRELSHKQFIRRSTTSNDSLRCQSNSTQILGKNAGISLTTSITWSPRSQQMKTDSVSPRDRFRLQQSQEQKNRGHVDEIISGRKNSNCRDDESSPASNRSTRSALHSTVLQQSIQIQKKSILSMHQDASETVDSLCHDEFLPSPLKKSSYTVQDDGPCTLNSFQDNRKLAQHKVLGSNEHEERQMFDFIKQNPDNKYVSDILLAAGFLNKESAIPLQQHIKPDLFSVLEKQHGQQKPSAEKNHRKLVFDVVTEILAHKRGELVYKNPCEFFLRRRRMLNGQQLVGEICTEIKGLRAMSTRWSTTSEDCAELISSEDILGRSEGWEDFCMEKIRVPMQIGRLIFQDLINEIVGEAN; encoded by the exons ATGGCTCCCGAGCTGCTCGGAAGTTTTGCCGGCGAAGACCAAGATTTAGAGAAGCAAATTGGGTGCGTTACCGCGATCTTTCAGATGTTTGACCGCCGCATTCTCCTCGCGAGGCAGCAGCGCAATCGCCACCAGCATAAGAAGATTCCTTCAG GTCATGCACTTCTGAAGAGCAGCAGGCATGAGACAGAG GAGAAAAATCCGGCCAAGAACTGGTACGAAAATGAGAAAGCTTCGATGGAATCTTCAAGAGCCTCTTGTTCCTCCTTATCCAGTTCCTCGTCTTCTCTGGAATTCGATAAATCATCTCACAAAGACATGCATTCCTTTGATAAAACGTTCTTTTCAGAGAGGTCTCTGAAGAACTCGTCGAGTTGCAGGAGTTCAGTTACCAGTCCGGCTGCCAAGTCCGGCCGGCGATCCCCTGATTTCACTATCAAAACTTCATCCGACGGCAAGCTGAAAAACCATGCTTACAAGCACCAAGACTCCCCCAGGCCTTCAATCTACCCCGCGGACAATATGCCTGCCGATCTCAACGAAGCAATTAGAGTTCTGATCGAACTTAAAAAAGCTCCTTGGAGTTTTGCTGATCGCGAAGCAAAAGATGGCTCATTGGCGCAGATATTGCAGAAGAGTCCTAGGTTCTCGTGCGACGAGAGGGAGCTCTCTAATTCTTCTGCTAAAATCAGAGAGCCACCGAGACTGTCGCTGGATGGCAGGCAATGTTGTCGAAGGAGTACTTCCGCCATTGTTTCCAAAACAAGTTTAACTCTGGAAGACTTGGACAAAGCCAACACGAGTCCCTGCCGGAATAGAGCTTCCAATCTGCTTCAGGATCTTAGTAGCCAAAAGAGGCATCCTGGTGTTGTCGCAAAGCTCATGGGCATAGAAGACATGCCTGAATTAAGCTCACCAGCTCAAGTAGCAGTAATAAGAAGAAAAATGAATGCAAAACATGATCAAGTTTCTCAATCCGATCGAAGAAGAGAGACAATCGTGGAAAAGCCAACAGAAGATCTGAAACAGACGTCGAGGATCCTAAGTGAAGCAACTCCTTGGGTGGTGCAACAGGACAGGAGCCATAGTGCAAACATGACCAAAACTGGGTCCTTGCATAAGGAAATGCCGAGTGAGGATCTGAAGCTTTTCATGCATATGGTGGACGAGATTCGGGCCCAGAGGCTGGCAAAGAATACTAGTCCCGAAGGAAACAATCAGAGTGTGAGATCGCCAAAGGTCAGAAAATGGCCAACAAAAGCAGGGGATGATCCGAGATCCTTCGAACCTCCAATTGTAATTATGAAGCCTTCAAAGACTATCAACATGGCAGATGCTTCAAGTCACTCAATAATTCAATTGGAAGGCCTACCAACTCTTCCTAAGCTCCACACTGGTACAGGAAGAAAAGGTTATGCAAGCAGCACAACTGACAGAGAACTAAGTCATAAGCAATTCATTCGGAGGTCTACCACAAGTAACGATTCACTCAGATGTCAATCAAATTCAACGCAGATTCTGGGAAAAAACGCTGGAATATCACTTACAACTTCAATCACTTGGAGCCCCAGATCTCAGCAAATGAAAACAGACTCAGTTTCTCCAAGAGACAGATTTAGATTACAGCAATCACAAGAACAAAAGAACAGAGGTCACGTTGATGAAATTATCTCTGGGAGAAAGAATTCAAATTGCCGGGATGATGAATCTTCACCGGCTTCAAACAGAAGCACCAGGTCTGCATTACATTCGACTGTTCTGCAGCAAAGCATCCAGATACAGAAG AAATCCATACTATCCATGCATCAAGATGCATCAGAAACAGTTGATTCATTATGCCACGATGAGTTTCTACCTTCCCCTTTGAAGAAAAGCTCTTACACAGTCCAAG ATGATGGACCGTGCACATTAAATTCATTTCAAGATAATAGGAAACTTGCACAGCACAAAGTGCTGGGCTCAAATGAGCACGAGGAACGCCAAATGTTCGACTTCATCAAGCAAAACCCAGACAATAAGTATGTTTCAGACATACTTCTTGCAGCAGGATTTTTAAACAAGGAAAGTGCGATTCCACTTCAGCAACACATAAAACCTGATCTATTTAGTGTTCTGGAGAAACAGCATGGGCAACAGAAGCCCAGTGCAGAGAAGAATCACAGGAAGCTTGTTTTTGATGTGGTCACTGAGATCCTAGCTCACAAGAGGGGAGAGCTCGTCTACAAGAATCCTTGTGAGTTCTTTCTGCGGAGAAGGAGAATGTTAAATGGGCAGCAATTGGTGGGAGAAATATGCACTGAGATCAAAGGACTTCGAGCTATGAGCACACGGTGGTCCACCACCTCCGAGGATTGTGCAGAGCTGATATCAAGTGAGGACATTCTTGGTCGATCCGAAGGGTGGGAAGACTTTTGCATGGAGAAAATAAGGGTGCCAATGCAGATTGGAAGGTTGATATTTCAGGATTTGATCAATGAAATTGTAGGTGAAGCAAACTAA
- the LOC122053258 gene encoding protein LONGIFOLIA 1-like isoform X3 codes for MAPELLGSFAGEDQDLEKQIGCVTAIFQMFDRRILLARQQRNRHQHKKIPSGHALLKSSRHETEVNPYSSEILQEKNPAKNWYENEKASMESSRASCSSLSSSSSSLEFDKSSHKDMHSFDKTFFSERSLKNSSSCRSSVTSPAAKSGRRSPDFTIKTSSDGKLKNHAYKHQDSPRPSIYPADNMPADLNEAIRVLIELKKAPWSFADREAKDGSLAQILQKSPRFSCDERELSNSSAKIREPPRLSLDGRQCCRRSTSAIVSKTSLTLEDLDKANTSPCRNRASNLLQDLSSQKRHPGVVAKLMGIEDMPELSSPAQVAVIRRKMNAKHDQVSQSDRRRETIVEKPTEDLKQTSRILSEATPWVVQQDRSHSANMTKTGSLHKEMPSEDLKLFMHMVDEIRAQRLAKNTSPEGNNQSVRSPKVRKWPTKAGDDPRSFEPPIVIMKPSKTINMADASSHSIIQLEGLPTLPKLHTGTGRKGYASSTTDRELSHKQFIRRSTTSNDSLRCQSNSTQILGKNAGISLTTSITWSPRSQQMKTDSVSPRDRFRLQQSQEQKNRGHVDEIISGRKNSNCRDDESSPASNRSTRSALHSTVLQQSIQIQKKSILSMHQDASETVDSLCHDEFLPSPLKKSSYTVQDDGPCTLNSFQDNRKLAQHKVLGSNEHEERQMFDFIKQNPDNKYVSDILLAAGFLNKESAIPLQQHIKPDLFSVLEKQHGQQKPSAEKNHRKLVFDVVTEILAHKRGELVYKNPCEFFLRRRRMLNGQQLVGEICTEIKGLRAMSTRWSTTSEDCAELISSEDILGRSEGWEDFCMEKIRVPMQIGRLIFQDLINEIVGEAN; via the exons ATGGCTCCCGAGCTGCTCGGAAGTTTTGCCGGCGAAGACCAAGATTTAGAGAAGCAAATTGGGTGCGTTACCGCGATCTTTCAGATGTTTGACCGCCGCATTCTCCTCGCGAGGCAGCAGCGCAATCGCCACCAGCATAAGAAGATTCCTTCAG GTCATGCACTTCTGAAGAGCAGCAGGCATGAGACAGAGGTAAACCCCTACTCGTCAGAGATTCTTCAG GAGAAAAATCCGGCCAAGAACTGGTACGAAAATGAGAAAGCTTCGATGGAATCTTCAAGAGCCTCTTGTTCCTCCTTATCCAGTTCCTCGTCTTCTCTGGAATTCGATAAATCATCTCACAAAGACATGCATTCCTTTGATAAAACGTTCTTTTCAGAGAGGTCTCTGAAGAACTCGTCGAGTTGCAGGAGTTCAGTTACCAGTCCGGCTGCCAAGTCCGGCCGGCGATCCCCTGATTTCACTATCAAAACTTCATCCGACGGCAAGCTGAAAAACCATGCTTACAAGCACCAAGACTCCCCCAGGCCTTCAATCTACCCCGCGGACAATATGCCTGCCGATCTCAACGAAGCAATTAGAGTTCTGATCGAACTTAAAAAAGCTCCTTGGAGTTTTGCTGATCGCGAAGCAAAAGATGGCTCATTGGCGCAGATATTGCAGAAGAGTCCTAGGTTCTCGTGCGACGAGAGGGAGCTCTCTAATTCTTCTGCTAAAATCAGAGAGCCACCGAGACTGTCGCTGGATGGCAGGCAATGTTGTCGAAGGAGTACTTCCGCCATTGTTTCCAAAACAAGTTTAACTCTGGAAGACTTGGACAAAGCCAACACGAGTCCCTGCCGGAATAGAGCTTCCAATCTGCTTCAGGATCTTAGTAGCCAAAAGAGGCATCCTGGTGTTGTCGCAAAGCTCATGGGCATAGAAGACATGCCTGAATTAAGCTCACCAGCTCAAGTAGCAGTAATAAGAAGAAAAATGAATGCAAAACATGATCAAGTTTCTCAATCCGATCGAAGAAGAGAGACAATCGTGGAAAAGCCAACAGAAGATCTGAAACAGACGTCGAGGATCCTAAGTGAAGCAACTCCTTGGGTGGTGCAACAGGACAGGAGCCATAGTGCAAACATGACCAAAACTGGGTCCTTGCATAAGGAAATGCCGAGTGAGGATCTGAAGCTTTTCATGCATATGGTGGACGAGATTCGGGCCCAGAGGCTGGCAAAGAATACTAGTCCCGAAGGAAACAATCAGAGTGTGAGATCGCCAAAGGTCAGAAAATGGCCAACAAAAGCAGGGGATGATCCGAGATCCTTCGAACCTCCAATTGTAATTATGAAGCCTTCAAAGACTATCAACATGGCAGATGCTTCAAGTCACTCAATAATTCAATTGGAAGGCCTACCAACTCTTCCTAAGCTCCACACTGGTACAGGAAGAAAAGGTTATGCAAGCAGCACAACTGACAGAGAACTAAGTCATAAGCAATTCATTCGGAGGTCTACCACAAGTAACGATTCACTCAGATGTCAATCAAATTCAACGCAGATTCTGGGAAAAAACGCTGGAATATCACTTACAACTTCAATCACTTGGAGCCCCAGATCTCAGCAAATGAAAACAGACTCAGTTTCTCCAAGAGACAGATTTAGATTACAGCAATCACAAGAACAAAAGAACAGAGGTCACGTTGATGAAATTATCTCTGGGAGAAAGAATTCAAATTGCCGGGATGATGAATCTTCACCGGCTTCAAACAGAAGCACCAGGTCTGCATTACATTCGACTGTTCTGCAGCAAAGCATCCAGATACAGAAG AAATCCATACTATCCATGCATCAAGATGCATCAGAAACAGTTGATTCATTATGCCACGATGAGTTTCTACCTTCCCCTTTGAAGAAAAGCTCTTACACAGTCCAAG ATGATGGACCGTGCACATTAAATTCATTTCAAGATAATAGGAAACTTGCACAGCACAAAGTGCTGGGCTCAAATGAGCACGAGGAACGCCAAATGTTCGACTTCATCAAGCAAAACCCAGACAATAAGTATGTTTCAGACATACTTCTTGCAGCAGGATTTTTAAACAAGGAAAGTGCGATTCCACTTCAGCAACACATAAAACCTGATCTATTTAGTGTTCTGGAGAAACAGCATGGGCAACAGAAGCCCAGTGCAGAGAAGAATCACAGGAAGCTTGTTTTTGATGTGGTCACTGAGATCCTAGCTCACAAGAGGGGAGAGCTCGTCTACAAGAATCCTTGTGAGTTCTTTCTGCGGAGAAGGAGAATGTTAAATGGGCAGCAATTGGTGGGAGAAATATGCACTGAGATCAAAGGACTTCGAGCTATGAGCACACGGTGGTCCACCACCTCCGAGGATTGTGCAGAGCTGATATCAAGTGAGGACATTCTTGGTCGATCCGAAGGGTGGGAAGACTTTTGCATGGAGAAAATAAGGGTGCCAATGCAGATTGGAAGGTTGATATTTCAGGATTTGATCAATGAAATTGTAGGTGAAGCAAACTAA
- the LOC122053258 gene encoding protein LONGIFOLIA 1-like isoform X2, translated as MQKLRSRRTKETKMAPELLGSFAGEDQDLEKQIGCVTAIFQMFDRRILLARQQRNRHQHKKIPSGHALLKSSRHETEEKNPAKNWYENEKASMESSRASCSSLSSSSSSLEFDKSSHKDMHSFDKTFFSERSLKNSSSCRSSVTSPAAKSGRRSPDFTIKTSSDGKLKNHAYKHQDSPRPSIYPADNMPADLNEAIRVLIELKKAPWSFADREAKDGSLAQILQKSPRFSCDERELSNSSAKIREPPRLSLDGRQCCRRSTSAIVSKTSLTLEDLDKANTSPCRNRASNLLQDLSSQKRHPGVVAKLMGIEDMPELSSPAQVAVIRRKMNAKHDQVSQSDRRRETIVEKPTEDLKQTSRILSEATPWVVQQDRSHSANMTKTGSLHKEMPSEDLKLFMHMVDEIRAQRLAKNTSPEGNNQSVRSPKVRKWPTKAGDDPRSFEPPIVIMKPSKTINMADASSHSIIQLEGLPTLPKLHTGTGRKGYASSTTDRELSHKQFIRRSTTSNDSLRCQSNSTQILGKNAGISLTTSITWSPRSQQMKTDSVSPRDRFRLQQSQEQKNRGHVDEIISGRKNSNCRDDESSPASNRSTRSALHSTVLQQSIQIQKKSILSMHQDASETVDSLCHDEFLPSPLKKSSYTVQDDGPCTLNSFQDNRKLAQHKVLGSNEHEERQMFDFIKQNPDNKYVSDILLAAGFLNKESAIPLQQHIKPDLFSVLEKQHGQQKPSAEKNHRKLVFDVVTEILAHKRGELVYKNPCEFFLRRRRMLNGQQLVGEICTEIKGLRAMSTRWSTTSEDCAELISSEDILGRSEGWEDFCMEKIRVPMQIGRLIFQDLINEIVGEAN; from the exons ATGCAGAAGCTGAGAAGTCGGAGAACGAAAGAGACCAAAATGGCTCCCGAGCTGCTCGGAAGTTTTGCCGGCGAAGACCAAGATTTAGAGAAGCAAATTGGGTGCGTTACCGCGATCTTTCAGATGTTTGACCGCCGCATTCTCCTCGCGAGGCAGCAGCGCAATCGCCACCAGCATAAGAAGATTCCTTCAG GTCATGCACTTCTGAAGAGCAGCAGGCATGAGACAGAG GAGAAAAATCCGGCCAAGAACTGGTACGAAAATGAGAAAGCTTCGATGGAATCTTCAAGAGCCTCTTGTTCCTCCTTATCCAGTTCCTCGTCTTCTCTGGAATTCGATAAATCATCTCACAAAGACATGCATTCCTTTGATAAAACGTTCTTTTCAGAGAGGTCTCTGAAGAACTCGTCGAGTTGCAGGAGTTCAGTTACCAGTCCGGCTGCCAAGTCCGGCCGGCGATCCCCTGATTTCACTATCAAAACTTCATCCGACGGCAAGCTGAAAAACCATGCTTACAAGCACCAAGACTCCCCCAGGCCTTCAATCTACCCCGCGGACAATATGCCTGCCGATCTCAACGAAGCAATTAGAGTTCTGATCGAACTTAAAAAAGCTCCTTGGAGTTTTGCTGATCGCGAAGCAAAAGATGGCTCATTGGCGCAGATATTGCAGAAGAGTCCTAGGTTCTCGTGCGACGAGAGGGAGCTCTCTAATTCTTCTGCTAAAATCAGAGAGCCACCGAGACTGTCGCTGGATGGCAGGCAATGTTGTCGAAGGAGTACTTCCGCCATTGTTTCCAAAACAAGTTTAACTCTGGAAGACTTGGACAAAGCCAACACGAGTCCCTGCCGGAATAGAGCTTCCAATCTGCTTCAGGATCTTAGTAGCCAAAAGAGGCATCCTGGTGTTGTCGCAAAGCTCATGGGCATAGAAGACATGCCTGAATTAAGCTCACCAGCTCAAGTAGCAGTAATAAGAAGAAAAATGAATGCAAAACATGATCAAGTTTCTCAATCCGATCGAAGAAGAGAGACAATCGTGGAAAAGCCAACAGAAGATCTGAAACAGACGTCGAGGATCCTAAGTGAAGCAACTCCTTGGGTGGTGCAACAGGACAGGAGCCATAGTGCAAACATGACCAAAACTGGGTCCTTGCATAAGGAAATGCCGAGTGAGGATCTGAAGCTTTTCATGCATATGGTGGACGAGATTCGGGCCCAGAGGCTGGCAAAGAATACTAGTCCCGAAGGAAACAATCAGAGTGTGAGATCGCCAAAGGTCAGAAAATGGCCAACAAAAGCAGGGGATGATCCGAGATCCTTCGAACCTCCAATTGTAATTATGAAGCCTTCAAAGACTATCAACATGGCAGATGCTTCAAGTCACTCAATAATTCAATTGGAAGGCCTACCAACTCTTCCTAAGCTCCACACTGGTACAGGAAGAAAAGGTTATGCAAGCAGCACAACTGACAGAGAACTAAGTCATAAGCAATTCATTCGGAGGTCTACCACAAGTAACGATTCACTCAGATGTCAATCAAATTCAACGCAGATTCTGGGAAAAAACGCTGGAATATCACTTACAACTTCAATCACTTGGAGCCCCAGATCTCAGCAAATGAAAACAGACTCAGTTTCTCCAAGAGACAGATTTAGATTACAGCAATCACAAGAACAAAAGAACAGAGGTCACGTTGATGAAATTATCTCTGGGAGAAAGAATTCAAATTGCCGGGATGATGAATCTTCACCGGCTTCAAACAGAAGCACCAGGTCTGCATTACATTCGACTGTTCTGCAGCAAAGCATCCAGATACAGAAG AAATCCATACTATCCATGCATCAAGATGCATCAGAAACAGTTGATTCATTATGCCACGATGAGTTTCTACCTTCCCCTTTGAAGAAAAGCTCTTACACAGTCCAAG ATGATGGACCGTGCACATTAAATTCATTTCAAGATAATAGGAAACTTGCACAGCACAAAGTGCTGGGCTCAAATGAGCACGAGGAACGCCAAATGTTCGACTTCATCAAGCAAAACCCAGACAATAAGTATGTTTCAGACATACTTCTTGCAGCAGGATTTTTAAACAAGGAAAGTGCGATTCCACTTCAGCAACACATAAAACCTGATCTATTTAGTGTTCTGGAGAAACAGCATGGGCAACAGAAGCCCAGTGCAGAGAAGAATCACAGGAAGCTTGTTTTTGATGTGGTCACTGAGATCCTAGCTCACAAGAGGGGAGAGCTCGTCTACAAGAATCCTTGTGAGTTCTTTCTGCGGAGAAGGAGAATGTTAAATGGGCAGCAATTGGTGGGAGAAATATGCACTGAGATCAAAGGACTTCGAGCTATGAGCACACGGTGGTCCACCACCTCCGAGGATTGTGCAGAGCTGATATCAAGTGAGGACATTCTTGGTCGATCCGAAGGGTGGGAAGACTTTTGCATGGAGAAAATAAGGGTGCCAATGCAGATTGGAAGGTTGATATTTCAGGATTTGATCAATGAAATTGTAGGTGAAGCAAACTAA